Genomic window (Leptolyngbyaceae cyanobacterium):
TTGCTGTCCCCGTTCGGCTAAAATCTGGCAGGTTGTTTGCAAATCTACTGAAAAATCTTTCAGGTTGCGATTGTTGATACCAACGAGAGTAACTTGTTCCAAGCTTAACACTCGGTCTAGTTCTTCTCTAGTATGTACTTCAATCAGCGCTGCCATTTTTAAGGCTGTGGCAATTTTAACAAAGTACTGCAAATCTTGGTCTGAAAGTATGGCGGCAATCAGCAGGACTGCATCGGCTCCTTTAGCGCGAGCTATGTAAATTTGATACGGGTAGATGACAAATTCTTTACACAGCAAAGGTAGGTCAACAACCGCACGAATTTTTTCTAAGTTTTCAAAACTACCTTGAAAAAATTTAGCATCCGTGAGAACCGATAGACAGGTAGCGCCGCTTTGTTGGTAAGTTTGCGCGATCGCAACTGGATCGAAATCGGCTCGAATTACTCCTTTGCTGGGAGATGCCTTTTTCACTTCCGCAATTAAGGCTGGGTTTGTCTTGCTTTCCCGTAAAGCTGCCACAAAATCACGAGGCGCTGGCATTTCGGCGATTTGACGCTGCAATTGAGCTAATGGCAGGCGTTCTCGCATTTGGTTAACTTCGGTTTCTTTATGCCAGACTATTTCCTCCAGAATATTCTGGGGAGCGCTATCTGGCATGGCAACTTGATAGCGCAATTCCTGAACGGCAACTGTGGGATTGGGGGGACGGCGACGGATTTGCATTTTTGTGAAGAGA
Coding sequences:
- the trpC gene encoding indole-3-glycerol phosphate synthase TrpC, translated to LFTKMQIRRRPPNPTVAVQELRYQVAMPDSAPQNILEEIVWHKETEVNQMRERLPLAQLQRQIAEMPAPRDFVAALRESKTNPALIAEVKKASPSKGVIRADFDPVAIAQTYQQSGATCLSVLTDAKFFQGSFENLEKIRAVVDLPLLCKEFVIYPYQIYIARAKGADAVLLIAAILSDQDLQYFVKIATALKMAALIEVHTREELDRVLSLEQVTLVGINNRNLKDFSVDLQTTCQILAERGQQLQDRNILVVSESGLHTPADIRLVAEVGAGAVLIGESLIKQPDPGKAIESLFASK